A region from the Spiroplasma taiwanense CT-1 genome encodes:
- a CDS encoding nicotinate phosphoribosyltransferase: protein MRNNIKKWRFNIDQRVFEDYYSADYFKKTKEILLKFKKDQIITMQWFQRKENIVLCGIEIIKEILSLSNNKNLMVQGLNDGDIVNSLEPVLKITGKYQEFAHFEGLFDGILSRASTIATNCSKIKSVANNKIVLNMNDRMDYFLNQQIDGYASYVGGIKNFVTSASFEFLDEKPVLNGTMPHSLIASFNGDLIAATEAYNKVFPNNNLVVLVDYNNDCIKDALAVCSEFKDKIWAIRLDTSQGLVDKSLMNLKEISDELHGVNPTLIKLLREKLDVNGFEKVKIIVSSGFDEKKIAWFEKENTPVDIYGVGEAITKNKISFTGDIVLINGEKQSKFGRENINSKRIKSIKY from the coding sequence ATGAGAAATAATATAAAAAAATGAAGATTTAATATTGATCAAAGAGTTTTTGAGGATTATTACTCTGCAGATTATTTTAAAAAAACTAAAGAAATTCTTTTGAAATTCAAGAAAGATCAAATAATTACAATGCAATGATTTCAAAGAAAAGAAAATATAGTTCTTTGTGGAATTGAAATTATCAAAGAAATTTTAAGTTTATCAAATAATAAAAATTTAATGGTTCAAGGATTAAATGATGGAGATATTGTAAATAGTTTAGAACCAGTTTTAAAAATTACAGGTAAATACCAAGAATTTGCTCATTTTGAAGGTTTATTTGACGGTATTTTGTCAAGGGCTTCAACAATAGCTACAAACTGTTCAAAAATCAAAAGTGTTGCGAATAATAAAATTGTTTTAAACATGAATGATAGAATGGATTATTTTTTAAATCAGCAAATCGATGGCTATGCTTCTTATGTTGGGGGAATAAAGAATTTTGTTACATCAGCATCATTTGAGTTTTTAGACGAAAAACCAGTTTTAAACGGCACAATGCCTCACTCATTAATTGCATCATTTAATGGTGATTTAATTGCAGCAACAGAAGCTTACAACAAAGTTTTCCCAAATAATAACTTAGTTGTTTTAGTTGATTATAACAATGATTGTATAAAAGATGCTTTAGCTGTTTGTAGTGAATTTAAAGATAAAATTTGAGCTATAAGACTAGATACTTCTCAAGGGTTAGTAGATAAATCATTAATGAATTTAAAAGAAATTTCAGATGAATTACATGGAGTTAATCCAACATTAATAAAATTATTAAGAGAAAAACTTGATGTGAATGGATTTGAAAAAGTTAAAATAATTGTTTCATCTGGCTTTGATGAGAAAAAAATTGCATGATTTGAAAAAGAAAACACTCCTGTAGATATATATGGGGTTGGTGAAGCAATTACAAAGAATAAAATTAGTTTTACAGGAGATATTGTTTTAATTAATGGAGAAAAACAATCAAAATTTGGTAGAGAAAACATTAACTCTAAAAGAATAAAAAGTATAAAATATTAG
- the ytpR gene encoding YtpR family tRNA-binding protein — MKLFLKYVKQFNTLIISMEQKNITSTKREENVEILFNGDEIVGFNVFEIKLENKKFNLEDSKLKEIAYPILQKYFKNFKFENQFIIVKIIDFEKIQNTHLSLCKINTGKEVIQIVCGADNVKKEMLTVLATIGSWMPNGMRINQGKLKGFDSYGMLCSAKELEITNSNFNTEGILELKIDDSKIGRSIWEII; from the coding sequence ATGAAATTATTTTTAAAATATGTAAAACAATTTAATACATTAATTATATCTATGGAGCAAAAAAATATTACTAGCACTAAAAGGGAAGAGAATGTTGAAATTTTATTTAATGGTGATGAAATAGTGGGTTTTAATGTTTTTGAAATAAAGTTAGAAAATAAAAAATTTAATTTAGAAGACTCAAAGTTAAAAGAAATTGCATATCCTATTTTGCAAAAATATTTTAAAAATTTTAAATTTGAAAATCAATTTATTATTGTTAAAATAATTGATTTTGAAAAAATACAAAATACACACTTATCATTGTGTAAAATAAACACCGGTAAAGAAGTAATTCAAATTGTTTGTGGCGCTGATAATGTAAAAAAAGAAATGTTAACAGTTTTAGCAACTATAGGATCATGGATGCCTAATGGAATGCGAATTAATCAAGGAAAATTAAAAGGTTTTGATTCATATGGGATGTTATGCTCAGCAAAAGAATTAGAAATCACTAATTCTAACTTTAATACAGAAGGGATTTTGGAATTAAAAATAGACGATTCTAAAATAGGAAGATCAATATGAGAAATAATATAA